The genomic stretch TTGCTAAGAAGGAATTCAGAAGTGGCGGCATTACCCAAACTACTGCAATTTTAACTGGGCCGACAATGCCAAGTGTTGTTGCAAAGTAAGCGATTGTTACCATTACCATTGGCGCGATAAGGAATGGTATTAAGTAAATTGTATTTAATACGATCGGTAAACCAAACATGATTGGTTCGTTAATATTAAATATACCTGGTGCAAGAGACAATTTCGCAACTGTTCGTGCATCCGCTCGTTTCGAGAACATTAGTAATGCGATAATCAGTACAAGCGTACCGCCTGATCCACCCATCCATACATACGCATCGAAAGAACCACGTACCCATTCGAATGGTAATTTAGCGCCTTCTTGTGCCGCACTAATGTTTTGTAGTTGTGCTGTACCCCAAAGTGATTCTAGAACCGGAGCAAGTACGTTCGGACCATGAATCCCGAAGAACCATAGTAGTTGTACTAAGAAAGTAACTAGTAAAACAGCTCCGTACCCTTGCGAAAGTGATAATAACGGCTCTTGAATTGTTTTGGAAATCCAAGTAATAACGTCCATATTTGTGATTTTGAAGAATGCCCAGTCAATAATACCAACAACATAAAGTGCAACTAACGCAGGAATAATCGCCGCGAAAGCTTTACTTACAGCCGGTGGAACAGAATCTGGCATTTTGATAATAATATTTCTGCGCATTAATTTCGCATAAATAATAGTTGATATAAAACCGAAAATCATTGCGGTAAACAAGCCGGTACCATTTACTTGGCTTAGGCTAAAGAATCCGTAAATTCCAGCAAATTCTTTTGGTAAAGTAGCTACATCGAAATTTGCATTAGAAGCCGCAATCGCAGCTTTTACTGCATCTAAGCTTACAGTAACAGTTAAGTTCATAACAAAAGCAGCAAGAGAAACTAGCCCCCCAGCTAATCGATCCACTTCATATGCTTTTGATAAATTATACCCTAGTGAAAAGGCAAAAATAATTGAAACAATTGCTAATGTCCCATTGTATACATATCCATTAATCCCGATAAGTGGTTGCATCGCTTCCACAAATCCTGTCCATCCCCAGTCAGTTGGAAAATCCCTAAAAAACGCATTTAAAAGTACTGCAATTGACCCAGCCATAGTGATTGGCATTGTTGAAATAAAAGCATCACGTAATGCAACTAGATGTTTTTGTGAACCAATTTTCGCTGCTACTGGCACAAAATACTTTTCCAAAAATGCTGTTAATCCATTCATATTTTATCCTCCCGTAAACCTTTTTATTTAACACTCATCTTTTAAACAAAATATAATTTCTATGTATAAACTCCCTTTAAGTTTATCAGCTATATCTGTTTACTTTGTCCTAGTAATCCCCATTACTAAAACAAACCAGATGGAATCTTTGCATGACCTCGTGAAATTTTGGGAGCCCTCCTCTCCGCTTCATGATAAGGCTTACATTTAGATTCACCTTAATCTATTGCAATTTCCGTGCCAAGTACTAAATTTGGAAAAAACATCCTTTAATCTCTTGAAAGCCTTGTCTTTCTTGCCTTTAAACTTGTATTACACACATACAGAAAAAAACTGTGTAAGTAAGCGTTAACATTACACAGTTTACTAATTTATCCATTCTTCTTTCTGTGTTATAATGAGCATAAGCTAAGTAATACCAACAATTCGAGGTGATAAATATGGCAGTCAAACGAGATATGCCGGAAGAGTCGAAAAATAGTAAAGTTGTGAAAAAAGAGCATTTTTCGATTGTGTTTCCTGATGATATAAAAGAACCAAAAAATGCGAGTGAACAAAAAAAGCAAGATGTTGAAAAGAAAACAGATGATAATTAATAAAAAAGAGCATCCGCGGGGATGCTCTTTTTTATTTAATAGAGAAGATAACCATTTCTTTATCCTCATCAATTCGGACATTTACGTCCATGCCTAATTTATCTTTAAAAAGTGCCGTAATATTTAGATAGTCATCATAGCTACCGATATCACTTTTTTCGTATCCTTGTAGAATTGTCGGCTTGATACGCACAATGTAATCATCATTTGATGTTTCTTCAGGATTATAAGTATAGATTTTCTTACCATTCTTATCAAAAAAGTCATATGTTGCATAGGATTCATTGTTTGTGATATACACATCTTTTTGTGTAACATAAGCATTATCGGCCACGCTGTAGTCAATCAAACCTGCGTAATATTTATTGGTAGATGGTTCATTAATTTCATATTGTTTATAAGCTAGTCGGAATAAGTAATCAATATTGTAGTAACTATTCACGCGGAAATAGAGATTTTTATCTTTGGATTTTTTATCTACGCCAATATCTGTCGCACTAATTGGGAAGACTTCATATAATTTGCCGTCTATTTCGTAAGCTACTTCATACTTATCAAACACTTCTTGGCGCTGAAAAAAGCCAAACATAATTGCTAAGATTACGATAATTCCTACGAAAACTGCGACGATTAGAGCGGGCAGCCATTTCTTTTTTGATTTTAGTTGTTGCATTATTTTCATCCTTTGTCATGAATTGCTTTACTATTTTATATTGTACCAGTTTATGAATCATTATACATTATTTTTCTGAGGATAGGGCTGATTTGTAGAAAAAAGACTACTCTGCGCTAAGCAAAATAGTCTTTTATATATTTAAAATTAGTGTCGCGCACCTCACATCGACATGCAATCATCTGCGTTACCCTGATAGTTAGCTCGGGCCAGGCGACCTCGCGGCACATGAGAAGCACTGCTTAATGCTGCTTCCTTCCGGACCTGACATGGTTCACAGGTTCCCATTGCGCAAGACCCAACCTTCAACACCACTTGTCAAGGGCAGACCAAACAATTACGATGCCTCAAATGAGGAATTCAACCCCGCTAGAGCGGATTGCGGGTTACAGGGCGCCGCTACCTCCCCGTCTAGCACGACAAATTTGCTACCAATAATTAAATGCCAAATAAAAATTATTTAGCGCAAACTCTGAAAAGAGCTCAATTACTAGTGTACCTTTTTCATCTAAAAAGTGCAAGCGGGAACACGGAAATATTTTTTAACGTAAGTAAACACTCATGATTGCTGCGATAATCGTACCAACTACACAAATACCTACTAATGTTAAAGCTATCCATACTATTTTTTTATTCATGGTTTTCTCCCCCTCGTCATCACTTTTCTTTTAGTGATTATATCATGAAATCCAAAATTTAGCTGTTAATATCAAACTTCTTTTGCCAACTATTTAATTGGCTGTAGCTCGACATTAACTGTGTGGTTACTTGTTTAAAAATCAGACGTAATTCCGCGTATTTAAGGACGTTCTCACTTGGATGATATACCGCTTTAATAGGCAGTGTATGTTTTAGATTAAGATCCTTCAAAATCCCTAGTGATCGCATACCAATAATCGCTGCTCCTAAACTTGAGCCTTCTATCGTATGCGGAACACGTATTTCTCGGTTCAAAATATCCGCCAGAAGTTTACACCAAGCATCATGCGCTGAAATCCCGCCTGTGACATAAATAATATCATCTGGAGCCGAAACCGCCTCATAAACTTCTGCAAGATTAAAAGCAACACCTTCCAAAATCGCACGAATAAAATGGGCTTTTGTATGATTAATCGTCAGCCCAACAAAACCTCCTCGAATATCATTAGTCCAAAATGGTGCACGCTCGCCTAACAAATATGGCTGGAATAAAAGACCCGCAGCGCCCGGAGGAACTTCCTCTATTTTTGCAATAAAGCTTGCGAAATCACGCCTACTAATTTCAGCTTCAGAGCCAAATTGTTGCAAACCCCACTCGACTACTTTTCCACCATTATTCACTGCGCCGCCTGCGATAAAGTAGCCATCACCAGCTCCGTAGCAAAATGTCCGACCACGAGAATCTATTTGGAATTGATTGGTAAGTTTGCGAACTGCACCACTTGTGCCTACTGTAATCGTAACATCATTTTGGCCGGTCGCTTGAATACCAATATTAGCTAGCGCCCCGTCACTCCCCCCTACAATGAATGGTAAATTTTCTGGGATTCCCATTAATTCAGCATATTCTTTTTTCACGCCAGTTAATTGATATGTTTCTGGTACAACTTTTGGCAAAAAATCAGGAGTCAATTTGACAATTTCCATTGCTTCAAATTCCCAGTCGTGCTCCATAATGTTATATAGTCCAGTCCCCGATGCTAACGATTCATCCATCACCCAAACACCAAATAATCGGTATAAAATATAGGATTTAATATCAACAAATTTTTCTGTGCGTTTAAATAAAGTAGGCTTTTCCTCCTTCAACCAGCAAATTTTGGCAAAGGGGCTCATAGGGTGTATCGGCGTTCCTGTGGCCTCATACAGTTGGAATAAGTAATTATCCCTTTTTACTTTTTCAAGCGTCTCACTGCTTCGTCCGTCCGCCCAAGTGATACATTCAGTCAAAAGCTCTCCATTACTTCCAACCATAATTAAACTATGCATCGCAGAACTAAACGAAATCCCCGCTAATTCTTCTTTATTCACATTTTTCATCACAGCTTGAATAGATGATAAAACTGCTTCGAAAATTTCCGTGGGGCTCTCTTCCGCTTTCCCAGTTTCATCCGTTATTAGTTCATAATGCGTCGCCTGCCGGAAAATCACTTCTCCTCGTTGATTAAAAAGTACTGCCTTTGTGCTTGAAGTTCCAATGTCTACGCCCATTATGTATGGTTTACTCGTCAAACAATTCACCCCGCGTTTTCGTTTCTTTTTATTATACGTCAAATAGAAGAAAATTTGGGGCTAGGCTACTTAGCTTTTTTGCCAAACAAAAAAGCTAGAGAAATTCTCTAGCTTAATTTATACCGTAAAAAGTTTTTATTCGGCTTTCTTCACCTAACACAATAAGTGTATTTTTATCCGCGAATTTTAGCACTTCTTTTGTATTGGCTTCACTTTGAGCGACGCAACCTAATGTGTAATTGTATTTCGGTGAATCAACATGGTAAAACACAGCCGATCCTTTACCTTTTACACGTTTAGCGTTGTATTTCACTTCCATTCCGTATTTGTACTGCGGAATCTTCATTTTTTCATCTGCAGAACTAGAGGAATTGCGTTCTTGCCAAGTGTTATAGGATTTGTCGTTAGAGTTAGAAATCCAATAACTTCTATTAGTAATCGCTCTGAATGTCAGCTTCGTACCAGGATTACCCTTTTGCCCAAATGCAATGCCTGTACGATAAACGCCAACTGGAGTTCCAGAACTTTTTTCAGAGAACTTTGGATCAAATCCCCATTTGCCAATATGACTGGTAAAATGACGAACTTCATACCAATTTCCTGCACTATTTTTTTGGAAAAAGTAGGTTGTTGCGGTAGTATTCTTTGGTTTTGTGGTGATGATTGCCTTTTTACTGTTCCAAAGAGCTGGAACGGTGTCAGCAATTGTTGGTTTGCCGACATTCGTAAAGGCACGCGAGTCAATCCATCCGATTGTAGTATTTCCTAGCTTACAATAATACCATTTAGCTCTTGCTGTTTTTCCTTCGCGCGTAATAATCAACGTCTTCTTGTCGTATTTCTTAGCTGAACCGAGGTACTTAACACTACTACTCGTTTTGTACATCTTGCTATTAATACCATCATTTCGTTTTGACTGATTTACTACCCCTTTTAGATTAACTGCTTTGTCATAAATGATTTTTTCGTAGGATGCTGCTTCGGCATTAAAGGAGTGACCAAGTAGGCTAACCATTAAAACAATAATTAAACCGCTTAATAACTTCTTCATTATTCGCTCCTTATTTTTGAGTTATTCCCTATAGCAATTAGTTTATTTTTTACGTTTCCTAAGTAATAACACTGCCACAAGAATAACTATAACACCCGCTACCACGAAAATCCATTCTGTACCTTTGTCACCTGTGCTTGGCAAATCTGTTTTGTCATCTTTTGTAACTTTTGTAACATCAGCAGGTTTTGCTGTTGCGCTTTTGACCGCGTTCTTTGTTTCGATTTTCTTCACTTTATCTGGAGCTGTTACGACTGCTTCATTTTGTTTTTTCGCTGGGACTTGATAGGTTACTTCTTCACTATAATTACCCGATTCATCAAAAGCATATGCAGTAATTTGTTTTGGTGTTGTCGCCCATTCTGCATAAAAATAACCATCTTTATCCGCAGTTGTTGTTCCTTCTCCAAAGTTTTCATCTGCCGGAGAACTCATATATACACTAGCGAATGGTTTTGTTTTACCTGTGAAAATTTTTGTTTCTAAATCAAAATTCATATCTGTAATAGTCAGTTGGGCCGTTTTTTCTTTGACTAAGTAATTGAGTTTGACTGCTGTTGTTTTGCCGTCTTCACTATCTCCAAGGAGCGTGACTTCTTGGATACCTGTTTGTGCAGTACTTAGTTTAGAATTGGCTGCTAAGCGATAATTGGTTAGTTTTGTATCGGTGTAATCAGTTAATGTTGCGGTGAAATCTTTGAGATCAATCTTACTATTTTGTTCATACGAGTAAACTTCTTGAGAATCGGTAATATCTATCGTTGTTTGAACTTTGCTTTTTTGCGATGTTGTTACAGTCGTGTCTTTTGTCGGTACTGCTGGTTCTGGCTTTTCTTCAGTAATTATGTTTTCAGTAGTATCTGTTGTTTTTTCTTCTGTAGGTGTTGAATTGTTACCATTTTCATTTGTTTCAGCGCTTGCTGCCAATGAGAATGGAATGATTAGACAAGTTACTAACGCAGTAAGCACTAGCCCGTGGAATTTTTTCATAATAAATTCCCCTTTCATTTTGCTTAGTTTAATAATAAGCAGAAATGTGATGAAAGTCAATTTTAAATTACAATATTGTTACAAATATTAAAACTGCGATACAAAAAAACCTTGCTAAGATTGTACTTAGCAAGGCTTAATTTTATAATTCAATCGGGCGATCTAGTTGATAAAGTCGTTTATAGCGTGGTTCTTCTGCCATTAATTCAGCATGAGGTCCTTCCATTAACGTTTTTCCCTCTTCTAAAAACAAGACGCGGTCCATTTTTTCGGCACCAACTAAATGATGCGTTACCCATATGAGTGACTTATCTGCTAACGTTTCAAAGATAGTCGCTAGTAAATCGCGTTCTGTAATTGGGTCCAGACCAACTGTTGGTTCGTCTAAAATAACGATTGGTGTGTTTTGTAGTAGAATCCGAGCGAGAGCGATACGACCACGCTCACCACCTGAAAAACGTTCACCCATTTCACTCATTTGTGTATGATAGCCATCTGGCATGCTCATTATAAAATCGTGCAACTGAACTTTTTTCGCCGCTTCGTATACTTCTTCGTCCGATGCATCTTGATTTCCAAGGCGGATGTTGTTTAAGACGGTCGTACTGAAAAGGTGCGCTTTCTGATTTAACATTGATGTTATTTCAGGAATTTGCGGTCTTAAATTCTCCACTTCAACGCCGTTCATAGTTACTTTTCCAGCTGTTGGCAGTAAAGCTCCTTGAACTAATTTAAGAAAAGTTGATTTCCCTGTTCCACTTCGACCGATAATCGCCACTTTTTCACCTTGTTGCAATGTGAAGTCAAAACCATTTAAGATTTCTGGTGACTTTTCATCGTACGCGAAAGTTAGATTTTCTGCTTTTAAAACAACATTTTCTGTGTTGATTCGCTCTATTTCTTTCGTTTCTTCTTCAAAAGTTGGTAGCGTCGGATCTTCTATTTTGTCTAAACGAGCAAGCGAGTCTTGGTATAATGATTTGTCACTGATAGCACTTGAAACTGGTACAAACGCTTCTGCTAGCGCCATAATTGCCAAAACAAAAGCGGCAATCATCGTTCCAGAAAAGGCTCCATCACGTGATTCTGCTGTACTCCAATAAACCATCACGATAACCATAAAGCCAACAACTAACTGACTAAAGAAATCGCGCCAATTAACAAAATGAAACTGTTTATTTTCTGTTCGAAGCATGTCTGCCTCGTCTTTTTCGTAGTTAGAAATAAATGTTTTTTCACGTCCACTGAATTTCCAATCACTAATACCAAACACTGCATCGGTAAATTTTTGATATAAACTATTGCGCCCTTGTTTTAGATAAGCATTCTTTCCACGAGCATATAAAAGTGATACCCATGGAAGAACGAGCACAAGGAGGCCAATCAAGAGTACAAAGAGCGCAGCAAATGGAATCGAGAATGCTCCAAGCGCGATAACGACGCCCGCGTAAAGCACGAGGCTAACAATTGCCGGTAGCATTGTAGTTAAATAGAAATTTTGTAAATGCTCAATGTCACCTGCGAGGAGGCCCAGAATATCGCCAGTTTTATAACGTGATTTTAGTAGTAACGCTTGCGGCTCAAGTAAACGATACAGTCGAACGCGCATCTTTTCCAGAATTCTAAGGACAAGCGAATGGCTCGAAAGGCGTTCCACATAGCGTGAAACGGAGCGCATAATACCAAATGCACGAACACCAACTGTCGAAATATAAACCGCCATGATGGATTCCGGCATCAAGGACGATTTCGAAATTAAATGTCCAGACGTAAACATAAGTGCTCCAGCAGAGGCAAAAGTTAGTGTTCCAAGGAAGATGACAAGTAAAAACAAGCCGCGGTTTTCTTTAATATATGGGATAATCCAGCTACTTTTCCGCATCATACTTCCTCCAATTGGGCTTTGACTAAATTGTAATAGAAACCTTTACGCGAAAGTAATTCTTCGTGCGTTCCAGTTTCAACGACAGCCCCGTGATCTAAAACAATAATTCGGTCCATTTCGAGCATCCAGTGCAAACGATGCGTCGCGAAAAAGACAAGTCGATTTTCAAATAAGTCTAGCATTGGTTTTTTTAACTCATATTCCGTTTCAATATCTAAGTGGGCTGTTGGCTCATCCATTAACACAATTGGACGATCCGTTAAGAATGCACGAGCCAGTGCGACACGCTGTTCTTGCCCACCACTCAGCATCCGCCCAGCTTCTCCGACAAGCGTTTCATAACCATCTTCCAGTCCCGCTACAAGCTTATTTAAACCGGCAGATTCTGCTGCTTTTTTCATTTCCTCATCTGTAGAGTTAGGATGATAAAAGCGAATATTTCCAGCAATTGTATCGTGGAAAAGGTATGGATGTTGCGGAATATAAGTGACTTGGGTTTGCCAATCACTCGAAGCAAGCGACGCACCACTTTCCCCATTCCAACGAAAACCTCCAGAAGTCGGGGTCAAAAAGCCACTCAAAACATCAATCAAGGTAGATTTCCCAGCGCCCGTCGCACCAATAATCCCAACTTTTTCAAATCCTTTTACCGTAAAACTGGCTTCATGAAGCGAATCTGCAGCATCTACATCATGCTTTACAGTAATATTTTCAAACGAAAACTCCGTATTTTCAGCAAAAGTTGTTAAAGGTAGTGCATTCGTTTCCGGTTTTTCTGCTTTGGCTTGGTCAATAATTCCTTGAATAACGCGACCAGCCTCTTGACCATCAAGTGTAGCATGATAATCCGAGCCAACTTCACGAACTGGTAAAAAGTATTCTGGCGCAAGGATTAGGACACTAAGCGCAATTGGCAAATTCATGTTACCGTCAATGAGACCAAGACCTAGGAACAGCGCAACGAGCGCAATCGATAACATCGTAAAGAAATCTAGCGCGAATGACGACATAAATGCCACACGCAACGTTTTCATCGTGGCTTTACGATAACGCGAACTAACCGAAGCAATTTTCCCTTCATGGTCGTGACTAAGCCCCAAATACCGCAACGTTTCCAAACCCTTCAACGAATCTACAAAGTGGTTAGAGAGCACGCGATACGTTTCAAATTGGGAATCTGCTTGTTTTTTCGCGGCTAATCCTAGAATAATCATAAATACAATTAAAATCGGCAAAGTAATCATCAAAATAAAAGCAGAAGTCCAGTCTTGAAAAGCAATATACACCCAAATCATCGCTGGAATAATTGCCATATTCATCATTTTAGGTAAAAACAGTTCCAAGTAATTTCGGAAATCCGCCACACCTTCCATAACCATCGTGACCACTTTCCCAGTTCCTTCCGCACGAGCAAAACGCGGTCCAAGTGCGAACAAACTATCAAGCAACTCTTCCCGCATCGTTTTCGCTAGTTTCGCAGCATAACGGTAAACGATTTGTTTTTTCCATACATTCAAAAAGTGACGCAAGAAATAGGCCCCCGCGAAGAGACCTATTTGTATTGTGACTGATTGAAACGCGTGCTCGTGAAATAAGTCAGTAATCGCACGAGCTAAAGTTATCGCCATCACGATAATCGCAGCACCTTGAACAAGCGTGAAAACTGCGAGAATCGCCATTATTTTTTTAATTCCTTTGTAGTTCCTTAAATCTTTTCCCATTAATACGTCATTTTCTCCTTACTAGAAACGCGCTTACGGAAAACATAGTAGCTCCAAATTTGGTAACCAAGAACAAACGGCAGTAGCGTAACGGCAACTATCGTCATCACACTAAGCGAATATTGTCCGGAAGCTGCATTTTCTATAGTTAAATCAAACGCACTGTTGATAGAACTGATCATTACACGTGGGAATAGTGACACGAAAATCGTCGCAATCGTGAAGACAATTCCAAGTCCGCCGAATGTAAATGCCAAAATATCACGATCTTTCCAAATAAACAGGGCAGATAGCACGTACATAACGACTACAATTCCAATCATCAGTGGTACAAGTACAGGTCTAACTTGGAACATGTCAGTATTGAAGTAAGCAAGTACAACGAAAATTACTAGAGCTGGTACAGTAATAAACCAAACACGTTTCGCCATACGACGAGCACGGTCTTGAATATCCTCTTCTGTACGTAAAGTAATAAATAGTAATCCGTGAAGTAGGCACATGAGCGTAATCGTCACGCCACCCCATACGGAGAATACGGTAATGTAATCAAAGAACCCAGCGTACATATCCATATCACTATTAATCGGCATACCTTGAATCAAGCTAGCAAATAATACACCAAATAGGAATGGCGGTAAAATACTACCGAAGAAAATAACCCAATCCCATGTTTTTATCCAAAGCGGTGAATCTTTTTGACCACGGAATTCAAAAGAAACACCACGGCCAATTAGCGCAAGTAATAAGAATACTAGCGGAATATAATAACCACTAAACATGGTTGCATACCAGTTAGGGAAAGCGGCGAAAATCGCGCCCCCAGCAGTTAGTAACCAAACTTCATTTGCATCCCAGAACGGCCCAATCGTATTAACGAGCACGCGGCGTTCCAGTGCATTTCTAGCCATAAATCGTGTAGACATCCCAACACCAAAGTCAAAACCTTCAAGGAAGAAGAATCCAATGAATAAGATGGCGATTAATAGAAACCATAACTCATTTAGTGACAAAGCTTTCATCCCCCTTATCAAACGGATCTACGGAAATCTCTGCTTTTTCTGGTTTGTGTCCGTCTGGTCCTTTTTTAATTTCACGTATAAACAAGTAAACCAATAGAATGGCTAAAATCGTATAAATTGTCGAGAACGCAATTATCGAGAACAAAATTTGTCCTGATGAAACGTTTGGCGATACGGCATCAGCGGTTTTCATGTAACCGAAAACTACCCATGGTTGTCGCCCTATTTCTGTCATAATCCAACCCATGGAGTTCGCTAGGAACGGGAAGCCAATCATTGGAATCATGAAACGTAAATACCATTTTGCATTAACGAGTTTTTTCTTCCAAGCAAGCACGATACCAATTAATGCGAATAAAATCATTAACATACCTGCGCCAACCATGATACGGAAGCTCCAAAATGCTGTTTTAACTGGTGGGATGTAGTCACCTTCACCATATTTTTCTTCGTATTGTTTTTGCAGCGTGTTCATACCTTCCACGCTACCAGTTAATGTTCCGTAAGATAAGAAACTTAGCGCGTAAGGGACATTGACTTCCCATTCGTTTTTCTTCTCTTCTGGGTTGATCTTGGCAATCATCGTCCACGGAGCTGGGTCGGCTGTATCTTCCCATATCCCCTCTGTTGCTGCCATTTTCATTGGTTGTGTTTTAACCAAGTATTGTGCTTGTGAGTGACCACTGAAAGCCACACCAAAGCCACCGATTACCGCCATGACCATTGCAATTTGGAATGATCGTTTAAAGAAGGCGACATCTTGTTTTTTGAGCATCTTATACGCACTGACACCAGCAATGAAAAAGGCCCCAGTGGCAAATGCCCCGAATATAACGTGCGGGAACTCCACAAGTAGTTGTCCATTAGTAATAAGTTGCAAGAAGTCATTCATTTCTGCGCGGCCGTTCTTAAATTCAAAACCAACCGGATGTTGCATAAATGAGTTCGCTGCTAAAATCCAGAAACTAGACATAATTGTTCCGATTGAAACAAGCCAAATACATGCTAAATGAAGTTTTTTGCCAAGTTTGTCCCAACCAAAAATCCAAAGTCCGATAAACGTAGATTCCATAAAGAATGCAAGTAACGCTTCGATTGCAAGTGGTGCTCCGAATACGTCCCCAACAAATCTAGAGTAATCCGACCAGTTCATCCCAAACTGGAATTCTTGAATAATACCGGTTACGACACCGACTGCGAAGTTAATAAGGAATATGTGTCCCCAAAACTTCGACATTTTTTTGTAAATTTCTTTCCCCTTCACGACATACAACGTTTCCATAAGAGCA from Listeria monocytogenes ATCC 19117 encodes the following:
- a CDS encoding PTS sugar transporter subunit IIC produces the protein MNGLTAFLEKYFVPVAAKIGSQKHLVALRDAFISTMPITMAGSIAVLLNAFFRDFPTDWGWTGFVEAMQPLIGINGYVYNGTLAIVSIIFAFSLGYNLSKAYEVDRLAGGLVSLAAFVMNLTVTVSLDAVKAAIAASNANFDVATLPKEFAGIYGFFSLSQVNGTGLFTAMIFGFISTIIYAKLMRRNIIIKMPDSVPPAVSKAFAAIIPALVALYVVGIIDWAFFKITNMDVITWISKTIQEPLLSLSQGYGAVLLVTFLVQLLWFFGIHGPNVLAPVLESLWGTAQLQNISAAQEGAKLPFEWVRGSFDAYVWMGGSGGTLVLIIALLMFSKRADARTVAKLSLAPGIFNINEPIMFGLPIVLNTIYLIPFLIAPMVMVTIAYFATTLGIVGPVKIAVVWVMPPLLNSFLATGGDWMAPVISLINMVVAFLIWVPFVITANRVGVPEEEMKA
- a CDS encoding gluconokinase, with amino-acid sequence MTSKPYIMGVDIGTSSTKAVLFNQRGEVIFRQATHYELITDETGKAEESPTEIFEAVLSSIQAVMKNVNKEELAGISFSSAMHSLIMVGSNGELLTECITWADGRSSETLEKVKRDNYLFQLYEATGTPIHPMSPFAKICWLKEEKPTLFKRTEKFVDIKSYILYRLFGVWVMDESLASGTGLYNIMEHDWEFEAMEIVKLTPDFLPKVVPETYQLTGVKKEYAELMGIPENLPFIVGGSDGALANIGIQATGQNDVTITVGTSGAVRKLTNQFQIDSRGRTFCYGAGDGYFIAGGAVNNGGKVVEWGLQQFGSEAEISRRDFASFIAKIEEVPPGAAGLLFQPYLLGERAPFWTNDIRGGFVGLTINHTKAHFIRAILEGVAFNLAEVYEAVSAPDDIIYVTGGISAHDAWCKLLADILNREIRVPHTIEGSSLGAAIIGMRSLGILKDLNLKHTLPIKAVYHPSENVLKYAELRLIFKQVTTQLMSSYSQLNSWQKKFDINS
- a CDS encoding GW domain-containing glycosaminoglycan-binding protein, with the translated sequence MKKLLSGLIIVLMVSLLGHSFNAEAASYEKIIYDKAVNLKGVVNQSKRNDGINSKMYKTSSSVKYLGSAKKYDKKTLIITREGKTARAKWYYCKLGNTTIGWIDSRAFTNVGKPTIADTVPALWNSKKAIITTKPKNTTATTYFFQKNSAGNWYEVRHFTSHIGKWGFDPKFSEKSSGTPVGVYRTGIAFGQKGNPGTKLTFRAITNRSYWISNSNDKSYNTWQERNSSSSADEKMKIPQYKYGMEVKYNAKRVKGKGSAVFYHVDSPKYNYTLGCVAQSEANTKEVLKFADKNTLIVLGEESRIKTFYGIN
- a CDS encoding LPXTG cell wall anchor domain-containing protein codes for the protein MKKFHGLVLTALVTCLIIPFSLAASAETNENGNNSTPTEEKTTDTTENIITEEKPEPAVPTKDTTVTTSQKSKVQTTIDITDSQEVYSYEQNSKIDLKDFTATLTDYTDTKLTNYRLAANSKLSTAQTGIQEVTLLGDSEDGKTTAVKLNYLVKEKTAQLTITDMNFDLETKIFTGKTKPFASVYMSSPADENFGEGTTTADKDGYFYAEWATTPKQITAYAFDESGNYSEEVTYQVPAKKQNEAVVTAPDKVKKIETKNAVKSATAKPADVTKVTKDDKTDLPSTGDKGTEWIFVVAGVIVILVAVLLLRKRKK
- the cydC gene encoding thiol reductant ABC exporter subunit CydC gives rise to the protein MRKSSWIIPYIKENRGLFLLVIFLGTLTFASAGALMFTSGHLISKSSLMPESIMAVYISTVGVRAFGIMRSVSRYVERLSSHSLVLRILEKMRVRLYRLLEPQALLLKSRYKTGDILGLLAGDIEHLQNFYLTTMLPAIVSLVLYAGVVIALGAFSIPFAALFVLLIGLLVLVLPWVSLLYARGKNAYLKQGRNSLYQKFTDAVFGISDWKFSGREKTFISNYEKDEADMLRTENKQFHFVNWRDFFSQLVVGFMVIVMVYWSTAESRDGAFSGTMIAAFVLAIMALAEAFVPVSSAISDKSLYQDSLARLDKIEDPTLPTFEEETKEIERINTENVVLKAENLTFAYDEKSPEILNGFDFTLQQGEKVAIIGRSGTGKSTFLKLVQGALLPTAGKVTMNGVEVENLRPQIPEITSMLNQKAHLFSTTVLNNIRLGNQDASDEEVYEAAKKVQLHDFIMSMPDGYHTQMSEMGERFSGGERGRIALARILLQNTPIVILDEPTVGLDPITERDLLATIFETLADKSLIWVTHHLVGAEKMDRVLFLEEGKTLMEGPHAELMAEEPRYKRLYQLDRPIEL
- the cydD gene encoding thiol reductant ABC exporter subunit CydD, translated to MGKDLRNYKGIKKIMAILAVFTLVQGAAIIVMAITLARAITDLFHEHAFQSVTIQIGLFAGAYFLRHFLNVWKKQIVYRYAAKLAKTMREELLDSLFALGPRFARAEGTGKVVTMVMEGVADFRNYLELFLPKMMNMAIIPAMIWVYIAFQDWTSAFILMITLPILIVFMIILGLAAKKQADSQFETYRVLSNHFVDSLKGLETLRYLGLSHDHEGKIASVSSRYRKATMKTLRVAFMSSFALDFFTMLSIALVALFLGLGLIDGNMNLPIALSVLILAPEYFLPVREVGSDYHATLDGQEAGRVIQGIIDQAKAEKPETNALPLTTFAENTEFSFENITVKHDVDAADSLHEASFTVKGFEKVGIIGATGAGKSTLIDVLSGFLTPTSGGFRWNGESGASLASSDWQTQVTYIPQHPYLFHDTIAGNIRFYHPNSTDEEMKKAAESAGLNKLVAGLEDGYETLVGEAGRMLSGGQEQRVALARAFLTDRPIVLMDEPTAHLDIETEYELKKPMLDLFENRLVFFATHRLHWMLEMDRIIVLDHGAVVETGTHEELLSRKGFYYNLVKAQLEEV